In Mercenaria mercenaria strain notata chromosome 13, MADL_Memer_1, whole genome shotgun sequence, the DNA window aaacgatggaccagttcattttagaaatttagcagggtaaaggttaaaacaagagctgtcagaaggACAGCATGCTTGTTTACCAACATAGTAATATAATGTATATGAGATATGAGATGTATATGTGATATAAGTAAGTCTGGAAGGTGTAAAAAAATTGTTGGGTGGGTAGGGGTGGTAGGAATGGATGAGATGATGTaagatttttgtaatatatatataaatatttttttcaaagttgacCTATATAAGAATGTAGAACAAGCATGAGAATGCAAGTTCATAAATCAGTTGAAAATTGGTAGATGGGTCAAAGGCTGCCACCTAAAGCCTCCTGTAGTCCAGGGTAAATCTCTGTAGGGGGTCATGGTAGGCAAAACAGTACCTACTCCCTCTCCTACACCTCTCAACAATCTCAGATTTGCATCAGTCTCAAAAATCTCAAATCCTGGTGGACCCTCCCTGAATTAATACCCAGACAGGCATGAGTTGTCTTCCTCCATATGAAAGTCATGTCTCGTGCAACTTAAAACTAAACCAAATGAAACAAGCAAAGCATGTGTAAATGAgtaacttttaaaaagaaaatttttttgcagaaaaCTTACTCACAAATCACTATCTTCTAAGACATCTAGTTGAAATGGGAAAGCCCCTGCAACAACACCTGGGGTCTCCAGACATTCAATGGCAAGAACATCAAAGTTCTTTGGTAATTTTGTATCAGCATGCAGAAATAAATAATTAGTTCCCGATGCTGCTGTAACACCAGTGATTAACTGATTTCCTCTCCCTGTAAATACAGTATAacctctgctaaatttctaaaatggactggtccatcattcaatttgggcagtaccacttatcattaaAAGgcgtgttcacagaaaatttactgacttaatagcgaacagagcagaccaCGATcatgcactggtcgtaaaggcaaaaccacttgctgccagcaggctaaaggttaatgatttCTCATTATTACGTTTCACATTTGAAATAACTCTTAGTTAATAATGATAGTACTAAACATCTGCAAAGCAACAACTTCTACACAATAAACCCACTGAGTTAAAGtccaaatgagccacgccatgagaaaaccgacatagtgcgtttgcgactagcatggatccacaccagcctgcacatctgcgcagtctggacaggatccatgccattcgctttcaaggcctattgcaattagagaaaccattagcgaaaagcatggattctgaccagaccgtgcggatgcgcaggctggtctggatctatgctggtcgtaaatgcactatgtaggttttctcatggtgaggctcaaaTGGTGTTCACTCCGGAAagctttttgttttcttttgattacTTCATGAAATTGTAAAGTATCCTGATGAAATCAGTCAAATTTAGAAAATCTTTACAGTACTGGTACAACTTTAACTTAatgtctttttatttcaatatggaTTTAACTAAAATAAGTTGAACTAAATAGTTCTTACAGCATAAGTCTTTCAGCTACCTTATAGTTACTAAAAATAGTAAATCATTTAAACATATCATTCTGTGTACATTTAATACTCTTCAATGAATCAGTTTTAGGCAAATCAGTGAAATATAAACAGCATAATTACCAGGTTTCGACTGAATCATTCTTACTATCACAGGCGATGTTTTACTGAACTCCTTTACAACATCTTCACTTTTATCACAGCTGCCCCCATCACAGATTATTATCTCCCTTACATTTTTCAAGTTACTGCAAGactgttaaaaaaacaaaattggattttcctttcaaagtaatatttcaatAGAATAATTtcccataaaaaaaacaactgtaagTGTAATGAGTGTGGATATTAGTGTGTATATGACATCACAGCATTTGTGAGTTGGTAGTGTTTCGTTATGTAATCACAAGCTACTTGATTGTTCAACTTACGTCTTATTTCAGTTTAATGGATTAGAATCTGGACAATGATCGTCAATCAATAAAAATAACGGGAATAAAACGTCGTCATCCTTACACTTGAGCCTTAAACTCAATCTACAGAGAGAATAAGGAATCAGTAAATCATCAAAGAGGTAATCCTAGAAAAGTAATCAGATTTTGTCTTCCAGGGCCTCCATTAAGTTCAAAACATATGCACTGCTTTTATCGTTAACTGCCACCTAACAGACAAGAGCCATGATTTAGACGTAATTTTGTATGTTATTTGTTGCAAATTATAAATCTCACAGccacttttaaagaaatattccttaagattttttttcagaagtaagACTGCATATTCATTTACTGTAACTACAGAGTACACAAGAGCACCGTCTACAGGTGCCATctcttgtctgcaagtgctggacaatatgtaagaaaagagttcagattttctaagtacaaatagGTGCCATAAATCTAACAAAATGcgggttagagttatggttcttggcctacatagtcccctaatgatgataaacaagtgtgcaaagtttctaagctgtagctcttacaaatttttgagaaaaggtggacctaaacaaaaaaaaatttaaccaagaactcaaattttctaagtataaaaagggccaaaaCTCTACCACAaagcatatcagagttatggttcttgacctacatagtcccctaataatgacaaacaagtgtgcaaagtttcaaagctgtggctcttacagtttttgagaaaaggtggacctaaacaaacattttaaccaatgCAGACGCCaatgatcaagtgacgacaatacctcgtagattttttttaaaactcagatgagctaacaagagtgAGGACAtcattgtatgacacatgcccCATGAAAATgcttcataaaaaaataatacaaagtacaaaaaatgggcataactaaAAATATATCGGACATGGCCACTTACATTTGTATGTTTTCCGTTCGATGAAAAAGATGTTGCAGTTCTGAGAgggtaatatgaaaaatattcaccCCTTGAAATATTAATATCGATTGTAGCACCATATTTATGTTTTCTCAAGAAGAACAATTTTTCATGTTACCCTCTAAGGAATGCAATACTAGTATTTATATGATAAACACTTTACTTCAACAACAAGAATGTCAACAGCATTAGCCACATAATAAAGGGAAAGAAGTTAGCTGTACTTTATATCATACATTGTACTTAAATAAATAgacatttaccttacctgtataacattatttaacatttttgtaatatttttctcCTCGTTAAGTGTGGGTACAATAATACTCCATGTTGTATCGCATAATTCATCCCTGGAAATACCAACTTCTCTTTCAAATACTGCAATATCTTCTTCTGTATCCTTGACAACAAGAAATTACCAAAtagtatgaaataaatgaaaggtTACTTGAGGCAGTGGATCCCTAATGACAATTGGCAATTGCCGTTAAATTACGTGTACTccatatgagccacaccatgagaaagccaacatagtgcatatgcgaccagcatggctccagaccagcctgcacattcaaaGACTACTGCAATtcgagaaaccgttagcgaacagtatggatcctgaccagaccgcgcagatgtgcaggctggtctggatccatgctggtcgcacatgcactatattggttttctcatggcgtgtatggcaagccaattgtccaataattacgcgaaccctagttcacggtcgaaaaactaggattaacgatcgataaactaggtttttcgaacgtaaaactaggtttttcgaatactaacctatattttcgagcgaaaacataggataacgccgtgaaccatagttcacgctcgtaaatgtaggttcacgattgtaaaccccagttcacagtcgtaaacataggttcacattcgtaaactatggtttacgagtgTGAACCGGCGTTTACGAGCATTAACATAGAATAACGATCGTAAcaaggataacgaccgaaactcatagttcaatcgagtaaacctagtttatcaaatgtaaaccatggtttacggtcgatatattagaattatagaatcaacaatgaatttcgggcacgaacatgggtttacggccatgaacctatgtttacggtcgtgaacctatgtttatgaccgtgaaccatagtttacggacctgaacctatattttcgagcgtgaacctatgttaacgaacgtgaacttgggtttacgagcgtgaacttaggttaaCGTTCAATAAACCAGGTTTTtaaaatactaacctattttttcgagcgaaaacataggagaacatcgtaaaccatagttcacgctcataaacgtaggttcacgttcgtaaacccaagtttacggttgtaaacataggataacgaccgaaattcttAGTTCAAtcaagaaacctagtttatcgaacgtaaacctgggttcacgagcgtgaactatggtttacgcccgatatctgatgttttcattcaaaaatataggttagtatttgaaaaacctagttttacgttcgaaaaacctagtttatcggtcgttaatcctagtttttcgaccgtgaactggagttcacgtaattattggacaattggcttgccataggcGTGGCTCATATGTGAATTTCGCATTATCTGTTTGTTACGAAAAAACATTTCCAGTATGAACCAAACTAACGACTATAGGATGCCAAGAATATGTGAATACACAAAAAATTGTCAACTGTCCTTGCAAGCCTACTACcttaaatatagatataaatcCGATTTAACTATTTCATTACTTCTGTAGAGAAAATGTGTGTGTGCTAATAGCAGTTAAAACTAGCAGTTTTTGTAAAGACAAATAATACAAATGTTCATCAGTAATTTATTTCTTCgtgtatttttatgatatttgttcCAATATACACAGTATAATACAGcttacattttcaaacaattctgATCTGATGAAAAACCTTGGAAATGAAGGTTTCTAagcaatttgtaaaataatagaattttattatttcagggaAAAAATGTCACTTCATATTTGATACTTTCATACTTTTAATACCTCTAATATTTAGGCAGTTTGGAGGATACTTGTTTTAAATGCAAGATCAAAATATTGTTAACTTAGTAAAAATCagattcaatattttcaaaagtttcagAGCATctatttaaattgtaattttgatagtatatgtaaaacaaacaaattttctatatatttcaggTATTTTCATTGGCTTAAGTCGAAAGTCCTCCACGTACatcaaacttaaatttaaaacaaaaactaattTGAAGATGGAACAATtacattgttttattaaaattattactaACCACATCTTGTAAAATAACTGGCAGTATTGAAACAGATGCCTGTAGAGTTtctgctttatttatctgttgtAGAAATACTTTGTCTGTGCCCCATTCTATATCTTCAAAAACATCATCTGTGAAAAAATCATTTTAGCTTTAATGAATGTCACAAAGCACTTAAATATACTGGCTGAAATACTTCAACATTTAGGTTGAATTGCACTAAATGCTGATCCTtaaattttctatgtaaaaaatgCACAATGATCCGTGTTATCACACATAATCAGACCCATGTTAGATTACAAATTTTTACCTCATTTCAGGAATGATGTCCCTACTcattttgaaaactgacataaaatgaacatAGGCACGGGTTGTGTAACTTTGAAGAGAGATTTCCCTGTCACATTTATTTACAATAGAATCACATCAAATTACACTGCTGCGACCTGGCGTTGCTTTGCAAACTGAATCTCAGTCTACATCAAATGCAACCTTCTCTCCTAATTTTTTTTGTAAgcaaatgtcaaaactacagtcacaatgaaatttaaacaaaaactggcATTAATATATACCTCTATAATTGCTATCACAAGTAAAAACTTTGTCTTCTATAACTTTTCCGACATTATTAAAGTGTCTTGACCAGATGCTTTGTGCATTGATTCTTTCAATAGTGGTTAGGCTTATTCCACTAGTAAGTAATATTAGGTTGTCTCAGCAGAAAAGAATTAAACGGCatgacatataaaaaaaaattaagtttacaGAGAATCTGTATTATTCATGCAGGATTAATTTTggggtaatttcatgtttgtgaaataaaaaataaaagtcctaacaaaaaaatctttttttcatgtCCTCCTGAAATAAAAACTTTGGGCTGGAAATTCCATGATTTTTACTAAAACTGCTTTTTTTGTAGATATATGAATTCATGGactttcaacttttgaagataatatGAAGCAAGAATTTAATTTGTTCACTGTCATTTAACAACatgaattaaagaaaatataaaatccaTAAAAACAGTCCCAaatgaatatcaatgatttcacagtatattaaaTTATTCAGCCTCGAATAATACCTACTTGCAGCTTACTGAAATATTCTCTGAGTGGGCTCCTGTGGAAAAAAATAAGGGCTGGCTACAAAGTTATTAAACTAAAATTGGAGACCAGTTTCAAAACAGCTCACTCCCattctttttgttgggtttaacgtcatgcTGACATATATATGTGATATGGCAACTTTCaaactttgatggtggatgaagattcTAGGTGCCCTACCATGCATTATTCCATCAAAGGCAGGCACCTGGATAAAACCACCaactttccataagccagctggatggctttcctGCATGAATAATTCAATGTCACTAGTGAGTCAcgaactcacatcggtgaggggcaagtggtcatctgtcaatttcaaatttatgcAAAGAATCAACCAATAAGATGCTAGAGTTTCCAAAACTGAAAAAGGCATGGTGCCGAATTGTTGATAAAATGAACAGAGAAATTGTTGTTAATATTGGCTGTTCTTGATCTTTTTAGTATCAGACAGATATCCTAAACTcagatttaacctttaccctgctaaatttctaaaatggactggtctatcactcaatttgggcagtaccatttgttattcacaggggtgttcgctgaaattttactgactgaatagcaaacagtgcagaccatgatcagcacagttgtgcaggctgatctcggtctgcactggtcacaaaggcagaatcacttgctgcaagcaggctaaaggttaaaatcttGGAGCCTGCTGCCTAGAGTAAGGGTTACTTCTCTTTAAAGCTTCCCTTATTATCatactgaaaaataaacaaatgaagcAAACCTTCAGATTTATAGTTTTACAGGTTTGGAAAAACCTTACCAATATATCTTTTAGCATTTTTATTGAACCCTATAAGGTAATATCCTCCATCTTCTGCCTTCCCAATCACCATATCAGTCCTTGGTTTAGACAAAGCCTCAAATGCTTTAACAACAACGGTCTCAGTAATGCCTGGTATGTCTGCACCTAAAGACAAAAGGATGGTGTGTGACAGCACTGTGCAttggtttgaaaaaataaaaaaggaagtgAATTTGTTATGCAGTGTCCTTAAGTAAATGATTATTTGAACTGTCATAGCCTCCAGAATAGCACTGTAAAGTCCTTTCAATAAAGGAAGAAGTTTGTTAAAATTCTGCTTTAATTCACAGCACTGGTATTTTGATTTGTGATGTATGCCCAAGAAATGTGCTATAAGTAACAACAGTAATCTTAAGGGCTTCAGGATCATGCATAAAAATATCGCCTCGAATATAATTTCACTAAAAACAAGAATAAAGCCTGTTTTTTTATGATAgtcaattcattcattttaactAGTTTAGTACATCAAAAATGAGTTTGGAAAACAGAATGTACAAGATATAGCAGGTCTAACCAAAATAACTTTCTCCCTTACCTATAACAACAACACGTTCATTGCCACTGCAGGTCTAACCAAAATAACTTTCTCCCTTACCTATAACAACAACACGTTCATTGCCCCTGCTGAAACTATCTTTCACAGCAAATTTTAGTTTCTCTCCAAGTGAGTTGCCAGTCTGTGGTCTGTAAACACAAGGAAGACCCCATAACTTCCTGTCAAGCCAGTCATGCATCTGAGCCTGTGTGCCACCATTATACTGTAGGGTTACATTAACAGCCTTGTTCAAACTGTTATACACTTTCTGAAGCGTCTGAAGCACATGTTCAGTctgaaatttaaaagtaaaaacaccGTCATATGAATGAAAAAGAGCAGGCTGACTTTggaaattaaaaataagaaactacTGCCACAAAATGTTTATaccttattttttaatatttccttCTATATCATGCAGCagcttctctctctctctctctctctctctctctctctctctgaagAGGCTAAAATATGGTTGTGTAAAACAGGTTTTGCTCTATATAGATTAATATATTAAGATTCTTAGAGCTaatggaaaagaaaatatatgccTTTACAGAGTAGTTCATAAACTTGTTAAAtaattaattctttttaattttcttaaaagccgaaaaatatttataattcttataCAATATGCTAATGTTCTAAAAGGATGGCATGCATATATTGGTTACACCTTTCAAATCTAATTATAACATAAACATAATACAATGTATCATTCAGTTTTCTATTATAAGATCgcttaaaaactttaattaagttTTTTCTACATCATGATGCACACCAGATCCAAACAATAAGGGTACTTGTATTTGAGCCaagccatgggaaaaccaacatagactgcggttgcgaccagcatggatccagaccagcctgcgcatctgcgcagtctcatcaggatccatgctgttcgctttcaaagcctattgcaattaaagaaactgttagcgaacagtatggattctggccagactgtgcggatttgcaggctggtctggatccatgctggtcgcaaatgcactatgttgattttctcatggcatggctcatttataaTCAAGCCATAGTAGTCTGAAATGCTATCCATAAGACACTGTTAGTCtatctttaaaagaaataaccccctatatataatataaaaagatccaaatatatataaaacatgtttcaaatatacatgggattaatttttaaaaggatagacattttttaaaagatagatTTCTGGTGTCTTAgcctaaggccataccaaattgattcatggttcttcggaaaattttcaaaaaaaatgggtGCGAGCGagcgaaaattttttttttttttttttctcaattttgattttttcagaggcgggtagcttttacatggagcgagcgggtattttttttttttttttgcagttatgattatacatgaagtcaacatttctttaagaataacacagaacttaaacatttatagtgtgactaagacagtagatagcttttctgtatgttttaaagactacatgaatggttttgcaaataaattcttgctaaaactcactgaatcactttgtttttattttgtatttataattactgagggatgagtgtcttatttttaattttgattgttctacattaatctgaaggcgtgcccatttaacggcagaggatgaggaatatttaagacaaaacaggcacccaagtggaataacatatcttctgaaatccagttagatggcttcgacacatgagcaactttgtgcccctagtgaaactccaaacggtagaggtgaggggaaagtaataaatcacttgaccaatgagaccaaacggagttgggcacacaaatgcttcgacactgctcgaatccattggaataatttcttaacagataagcttagcttaagtttttgtggtagaggttcatttcagtcaaaaatgataacagacggacaaaaaatgatcccaatatggccactctttaaaagtgttatttgttgtgctttgattgaccaagaaattttgagttgggaaagtctgttttttcagattctttctttcaatcaattcacagccaattaatatacaaacaggaaaaattggggttacaatacgacagaaattattttttatatctacacaacttaCTTGAAAagctgaacattttttaaaaatgaatatatgcattttgatagaatatctgactgccgtactaaagaagttacgttcaaaacgatttgggccccgagacaattaatgtgatggatccatcagtcaggatctgtgaacaaacttttttttcaagaaagcactggctttggctctagatctaaaatatttaactaaacacactgataacaaatggtttgaaaactttatctgaacaatatttctatgtttaattgaaatattttcaatttgaatccccgtggccgtgcacgtcttacaagtcaaactttgttcttttcactgtataatttgaacaatcgtagaacgtgcctacttcatcacctaccggcacatcgaaggacatgtgtggcactagcacagacacttcagatttaaaacaaatgatgaacaacaccataattcctgactttttgagtttgtgtcatcagctacatgtattacgaacgcatggattccgatcaatatcactttgacgcattaaaacagcgataaaacctgtttaccgttatcattcctgaccgcgtaatcagaaaaaaaaaaaaattttggcgatttttatgtacgtgcaggcgggtgaaattttttttctttttctcgggaatgaaatcattgatgcggtagttccgacgaacgacaaatcaatttggtatggcctaagggACAGAGTTTTAGACTCCTGTGATTGAACATTATAGCTTTCTGATACGCCACACCCCCTTAAGAGAATTTCTAAAACAAtctgattttgtaataaaacatgttttttgacAAAGACCTGTgctcaattttatttttgaatgtttaaaatattagatGACAACTGGGTTCGGCAGTTGAACGGCTGGGGCTGAAGTGTCTGCAGTCagtactggttggcgacccagaatttcggacgACCCAAAAATCCAGACAGTCGCGTAAACGCTTATTTCGGCATTCTGTTTGATCATTTGTTGACAAGTACACAGATGCTTGGGGTACTCACctacaatctgctaaatgcagacgagaaaattacatgttttaaaataatcaaaatgggTATATAGTGCCAGGCTTAAAATTGAATTGTCCATAATTTATTTCTTCAGTTATCAAACATTATAATCAGTTAaatgtaaacaaggtaaacatgTCTTTTTATAATTAACACTGACCTAAAAGTGACTCTGCGAGCCTGAAATGATGATAATTAGCGTTTTCCTACTGTCCGATTTCCGGGTCCTGCAATACGCTAAAAACGGGCCTCAGTGAtgtgttcagtttattttttcgATAAAAACAGATTCGCGTTTTGTGACACcgaagaactgaacttgattcaggttatattttttggatcttgcattaaaaatgaaaatatgacatctgaaaaggttgtaaaattgtcCGAATCTAGGTCGCCAACCCTGCAGCATCTCCTCACCATACAAACTTGCAACCTGGCTGCCCCAGCAGAACCAAGTGCTGGTATCAGTCGAGTCTTAGCCTTACCAGCGACTGGGTACCTAGTAAATACTATGACCTCATTTTTCCTCCGTTTCATGAATCTAAAAATACACAAGACAAATAATACTGAGACTGAGACAATCTGCATGACATCCACcatgttttgatcatgtgactgCTATCTAACCTCGCTTGTGTTATTCATTGTGAAATATACTTTGGTATACTTTTATGACAAAAATTATGTCAAATAGTATActtataaatttgttttgtttcaaaattaactttCTGTGTAACTCTCAACgcataattgataattataatattgcgtcttattatttttaattacgATAGAAGCGACTCTGTCAAAGAATAAACAATATAGTAAATCGTTTCTTGGTTGGTCAACTTCGGGGAATTTGTGCAAATTGCAAGAGAAATGGAGCAGCATGAACTAATGTTATGTTGTAGAAGAGGAGATCTCACTAAAATTAAGTAAGACAAAGAACGGCAGCGTTTGAATTTGCTGTCATGTCTAAATCTCCGCAGGCAAAGCCAAGGACAGGTCACAGAATCTGTGTCACTGTCAGATCCTTACCAACCATGCAATCCATAACTTAATTCCAAGTATTTTAACTGCCATTTAAACAGGAACAAATGTTAACTGTCTTCAGAGCTGGCGAAACATATTGGTGTCATTGACATGAAAAGTCGATTTTTAGCTTGACAACTTTTCAAATGTAGAGAAGAGCATTTGTTGTCAGCTCTTGCCAGTGTCTGCATCGCATTGCAAAAGTTTTGCATATAAACAGATTTCtctaaatcaaagaagtataaaatacacagaatggcaactggctgtaatctcgcatgagctcgtgtcagagcg includes these proteins:
- the LOC123529317 gene encoding uncharacterized protein LOC123529317; this translates as MVDVMQIVSVSVLFVLCIFRFMKRRKNEVIVFTRYPVAGKAKTRLIPALGSAGAARLQVCMTEHVLQTLQKVYNSLNKAVNVTLQYNGGTQAQMHDWLDRKLWGLPCVYRPQTGNSLGEKLKFAVKDSFSRGNERVVVIGADIPGITETVVVKAFEALSKPRTDMVIGKAEDGGYYLIGFNKNAKRYIDDVFEDIEWGTDKVFLQQINKAETLQASVSILPVILQDVDTEEDIAVFEREVGISRDELCDTTWSIIVPTLNEEKNITKMLNNVIQSCSNLKNVREIIICDGGSCDKSEDVVKEFSKTSPVIVRMIQSKPGRGNQLITGVTAASGTNYLFLHADTKLPKNFDVLAIECLETPGVVAGAFPFQLDVLEDSDLKRSEPWWFILQMKGLVWGANLRASKYEKPYGDQALFMKKRTYKTAGGFPPYFLMEDYILIEKLKTLGHIGIVKGSPIVTSYRRWRKWGYFKVTGLSQLIIIAYKLGVHPNTLAKWYYGDKIKMD